A DNA window from Gorilla gorilla gorilla isolate KB3781 chromosome 19, NHGRI_mGorGor1-v2.1_pri, whole genome shotgun sequence contains the following coding sequences:
- the LOC109023896 gene encoding large ribosomal subunit protein eL29-like: MAKSKNHTTHNQSRKWHRNGIKKPRSQRYESLKGVDPKFLRNVHFAKKHNKKGLKKVQANNANAMSAHAKAIKALVKPKEVKPKIPKGVSRKLDPLAYIAHPKLGKHARACIAKGPRLCRPKAKAKDQTKAQAAAPASVPAQAPKGTQAPTKPSE; this comes from the coding sequence ATGGCCAAGTCCAAgaaccacaccacacacaaccaGTCCCGAAAATGGCACAGAAATGGTATCAAGAAACCCCGATCACAAAGATACGAATCTCTTAAGGGGGTGGACCCCAAGTTCCTGAGGAACGTGCACTTTGCCAAGAAGCACAACAAGAAGGGCCTAAAGAAGGTGCAGGCCAACAATGCCAACGCCATGAGTGCACATGCCAAGGCTATCAAGGCCCTCGTAAAGCCCAAGGAGGTTAAGCCCAAGATCCCAAAGGGTGTCAGCCGCAAGCTCGATCCACTTGCCTACATTGCCCACCCCAAGCTTGGGAAGCATGCTCGTGCCTGTATTGCCAAGGGGCCCAGGCTGTGCCGGCCAAAGGCCAAGGCCAAGGATCAAACCAAGGCCCAGGCTGCAGCTCCAGCTTCAGTTCCAGCTCAGGCTCCCAAAGGTACCCAGGCCCCTACAAAGCCTTCAGAGTAG